Proteins encoded together in one Bradyrhizobium sp. PSBB068 window:
- the frr gene encoding ribosome recycling factor produces the protein MAAAGFDINDVKRRMQGATQSLKHELGGLRTGRAAASMLEPVQVEAYGSHMPLNQVATISVPEPRLLSVQVWDKTMVKAVEKAIVDSNLGLSPATEGQVLRLRIPELNEERRKELVKVAHKYAEAAKVAVRHVRRDGLDVIKKLEKNHEISEDDQERLSNEVQKATDGMIVEIDQLLAAKEKEILTV, from the coding sequence ATGGCCGCAGCTGGTTTTGACATCAACGACGTCAAGCGCCGCATGCAGGGCGCCACACAATCGCTCAAGCACGAGCTCGGCGGCCTGCGTACCGGCCGTGCCGCGGCCTCCATGCTGGAGCCGGTCCAGGTCGAGGCTTACGGCTCGCATATGCCGCTCAACCAGGTTGCGACCATCAGCGTGCCCGAGCCGCGCCTGCTCTCGGTGCAGGTCTGGGACAAGACGATGGTGAAGGCGGTCGAAAAGGCGATCGTGGATTCCAATCTCGGCCTGTCGCCCGCGACCGAAGGCCAGGTGCTGCGCTTGCGGATTCCGGAGCTCAACGAGGAGCGCCGCAAGGAACTCGTCAAGGTCGCGCACAAATACGCCGAAGCGGCCAAGGTCGCCGTGCGCCATGTGCGTCGCGACGGCCTCGACGTGATCAAGAAGCTCGAGAAGAATCACGAGATCTCCGAGGACGATCAGGAGCGCCTGTCCAACGAGGTGCAGAAGGCGACCGACGGCATGATCGTCGAAATCGACCAACTGCTTGCGGCCAAGGAAAAGGAAATCCTGACGGTCTGA
- a CDS encoding 1-deoxy-D-xylulose-5-phosphate reductoisomerase produces the protein MSAVPLRNNKAVAASAARTVTVLGATGSIGDSTMDLLRGARDRYRVEALTANSNVEGLAKLAKEFGARFAAIADPAKLSELKDALAGTRIECGAGESAIIEAAARPADWVMAAVSGAAGLKPALAAVDRGATVALANKECLVCAGDIFMERAKKAGACILPADSEHNALFQALASGNREELTRVIITASGGPFRTWAPADIEQATLEQALKHPNWSMGQKITIDSASMMNKGLEVIEASYLFALAPDEIDVLVHPQSIIHGMVEFSDRSVVAQLGTPDMRIPIAHCLGWPDRVVGPSAKLDLAKIGQLTFEAPDFQRFPGLRLAYEALRLGHGATTVYNAANEIAVAAFIAGKIKFGAIARLVEATMNDWIRSGNQPPLHSADDAISVDHIARNKAAALLPQIALKAT, from the coding sequence ATGAGCGCAGTTCCGTTGCGTAACAACAAGGCCGTGGCGGCATCGGCCGCACGGACCGTGACCGTCCTCGGTGCCACCGGCTCGATTGGCGACAGCACGATGGATCTGTTGCGTGGCGCGCGCGACCGTTACCGGGTCGAGGCGCTGACCGCGAACAGCAACGTCGAGGGGCTGGCCAAGCTCGCCAAGGAGTTCGGCGCGCGGTTCGCTGCGATTGCCGATCCGGCGAAGCTTTCCGAGCTCAAGGACGCGTTGGCTGGAACCCGGATCGAATGCGGGGCCGGGGAGAGCGCCATCATCGAGGCGGCCGCTCGGCCGGCGGATTGGGTGATGGCGGCGGTCAGCGGTGCGGCCGGACTGAAGCCGGCGCTTGCCGCGGTCGATCGCGGCGCCACCGTCGCGCTCGCCAACAAGGAGTGCCTGGTCTGCGCCGGGGACATCTTCATGGAGCGGGCCAAGAAGGCCGGCGCCTGCATCCTGCCGGCGGATTCCGAGCACAACGCGCTGTTCCAGGCGTTGGCTTCAGGCAATCGCGAGGAGCTGACGCGGGTCATCATCACCGCGTCCGGCGGGCCGTTCCGCACCTGGGCTCCCGCCGACATCGAGCAGGCGACGCTGGAGCAGGCCCTGAAGCATCCAAACTGGAGCATGGGGCAGAAGATCACGATCGATTCCGCCTCGATGATGAACAAGGGCCTCGAGGTGATCGAGGCGTCGTACTTGTTCGCCCTGGCGCCCGACGAGATCGACGTGCTGGTGCACCCGCAATCGATCATTCACGGCATGGTCGAGTTCTCGGATCGCTCGGTGGTGGCTCAACTCGGCACGCCCGACATGCGGATCCCGATCGCGCATTGCCTCGGCTGGCCTGATCGCGTGGTCGGCCCGTCAGCCAAGCTCGATCTGGCCAAGATCGGACAGCTCACCTTCGAGGCGCCGGACTTCCAGCGCTTCCCCGGGCTGCGGCTGGCTTACGAGGCGCTGCGGCTCGGGCACGGCGCAACGACAGTCTACAATGCCGCGAACGAGATCGCGGTCGCAGCGTTCATCGCCGGCAAGATCAAGTTCGGCGCGATCGCCCGGCTGGTCGAGGCAACGATGAATGATTGGATCAGGTCGGGGAATCAGCCACCACTGCACTCGGCGGATGATGCTATTTCCGTTGACCATATCGCGCGAAATAAAGCTGCCGCCCTATTGCCTCAAATTGCCTTAAAGGCAACCTAG
- a CDS encoding phosphatidate cytidylyltransferase, with translation MTEGEAAPAAASEQPSTAANEQASRNLVMRVVAALVLAPVAIALAYLGGVAWSLLVTLAAIGLFAEWLLVTGFGRELRVVMPGAVALLLIGLCLMAGRIDAALDMLVVGAVAVALTSGARRGWAIAGLLYAAAAEIASVVLRLDPVKGFAALMFVLLVVWVTDIGGYFAGRGIGGPKLWVRVSPKKTWAGAAGGFVASLLVAACFAAFEIGTAGSLLALGAVLSVVSQFGDLFESAVKRRFGVKDSSHIIPGHGGLLDRLDGFVAAVIVAAIFGFLRGGADGVGRGLMVW, from the coding sequence GTGACCGAAGGCGAAGCCGCGCCTGCGGCAGCAAGCGAGCAGCCGTCCACGGCAGCGAACGAGCAGGCCTCGCGCAACCTCGTGATGCGCGTGGTTGCGGCGCTGGTGCTGGCGCCGGTTGCGATCGCGCTGGCCTATCTGGGAGGGGTCGCCTGGTCACTGCTGGTGACGCTGGCGGCCATCGGATTGTTCGCGGAATGGCTTCTGGTCACCGGGTTCGGACGCGAGCTCCGCGTCGTGATGCCGGGCGCCGTCGCGCTGCTGCTTATCGGACTTTGCCTGATGGCCGGTCGCATCGATGCGGCCCTGGACATGCTCGTGGTCGGTGCGGTCGCCGTCGCGTTGACCTCGGGCGCACGGCGCGGCTGGGCCATTGCGGGTTTGCTTTATGCAGCAGCGGCCGAGATCGCATCGGTCGTGCTGCGGCTCGATCCGGTGAAAGGTTTCGCCGCGCTGATGTTCGTGTTGCTGGTCGTGTGGGTCACGGATATCGGCGGCTATTTCGCGGGCCGCGGCATCGGCGGGCCGAAGCTCTGGGTGCGGGTCAGCCCGAAGAAGACGTGGGCGGGCGCGGCCGGCGGCTTCGTTGCGAGCCTGCTGGTTGCGGCCTGCTTTGCCGCCTTCGAGATCGGCACGGCTGGGTCGCTACTGGCGCTCGGAGCCGTGCTATCGGTGGTGTCGCAATTCGGCGATCTCTTCGAATCCGCGGTGAAGCGCCGGTTCGGGGTGAAGGATTCGAGCCATATCATTCCCGGCCATGGCGGGCTGCTGGACCGCCTGGACGGATTTGTTGCGGCCGTCATTGTGGCGGCGATTTTCGGCTTTCTCCGTGGTGGCGCCGATGGCGTCGGACGCGGTCTTATGGTTTGGTGA
- the rseP gene encoding RIP metalloprotease RseP: protein MPEYFLHSINALSHGLLGYIVPFLFVLTIVVFFHELGHFLVARWAGVKVLTFSLGFGPELAGFNDRHGTRWKISAIPLGGYVKFFGDDSEASTPSTETLNAMTAEEREGSFHHKSVGKRTAIVAAGPIANFILGALIFASMALYYGKPSTIARVDGLVAESVAANAGFKVGDVVVDIDGSAIQSFADMQRIVASNAGSELGFKVKRDGAIVSLKAAPALKEVKDPFGNAHKIGVLGIEHKAQVGEASSAPVGVFEALKIGVEQVWYIIASTFKFLGSLFVGTGNPAEVSGVIGIAKLSGQAASAGFQFVVNLCAILSVSIGLLNLFPIPLLDGGHLLFYSAEALRGRPLSERTQEVGFRIGLGLVLMLMVFATYNDILRIAGS from the coding sequence ATGCCCGAGTATTTTCTTCATAGTATCAATGCGTTGAGCCATGGGCTCCTCGGCTATATCGTTCCCTTCCTCTTCGTCCTCACCATCGTCGTTTTCTTTCACGAGCTCGGCCATTTCCTGGTCGCACGCTGGGCCGGCGTGAAGGTGCTGACCTTCTCGCTGGGCTTTGGGCCGGAGCTTGCGGGATTCAACGACCGGCACGGCACGCGCTGGAAGATTTCGGCGATTCCGCTCGGCGGCTACGTCAAGTTCTTCGGTGACGACAGCGAGGCGTCGACGCCGTCGACGGAGACGCTCAACGCCATGACGGCGGAAGAGCGTGAAGGCAGCTTCCACCACAAATCTGTCGGCAAGCGCACCGCGATCGTTGCAGCCGGACCGATCGCAAACTTCATTCTCGGCGCCCTGATTTTCGCGAGCATGGCGCTGTACTACGGCAAGCCCAGCACGATCGCCCGGGTTGACGGTCTGGTTGCCGAGAGCGTTGCCGCGAATGCCGGCTTCAAGGTTGGCGACGTCGTCGTGGATATCGACGGTAGCGCCATCCAGAGCTTCGCTGACATGCAGCGGATCGTAGCATCGAACGCTGGTTCAGAGCTTGGCTTCAAGGTCAAGCGGGACGGCGCGATCGTCTCGCTCAAGGCGGCGCCGGCGCTGAAGGAGGTCAAGGATCCCTTCGGCAACGCTCACAAGATCGGCGTGCTCGGGATCGAGCACAAGGCTCAGGTCGGCGAAGCGTCCAGCGCTCCGGTCGGCGTCTTTGAGGCCCTGAAGATCGGCGTCGAGCAGGTCTGGTACATTATTGCCAGCACGTTCAAGTTCCTGGGGTCGCTCTTCGTCGGAACCGGCAATCCGGCCGAAGTGAGCGGTGTTATTGGAATCGCGAAGCTATCGGGCCAGGCCGCGAGCGCCGGGTTCCAGTTCGTGGTCAATCTTTGCGCCATCCTGTCGGTCTCGATCGGTCTGTTGAACCTGTTTCCGATCCCGCTTCTGGATGGCGGACACCTTCTTTTCTACAGCGCAGAGGCGCTCCGTGGGCGGCCGCTTTCGGAGCGGACGCAGGAGGTGGGTTTCCGAATCGGTCTGGGTTTGGTTCTGATGTTGATGGTGTTTGCGACGTACAACGACATCCTCAGAATCGCCGGGTCCTGA
- a CDS encoding isoprenyl transferase, whose translation MSNAAAPATDGPDRSGSPLHVAIIMDGNGRWAASRGLPRVEGHRRGVEALRRVVRAANELGIVYLTIFSFSSENWSRPASEIGDLFGLLRRFIRNDLATLHRDGVRVRVIGERDGLDPDICALLNEAEELTRNNDKLNLVVAFNYGSRAEIAAAARRLAREVAEGKRDANSIDADTLGHYLDAPDIPDPDLIIRTSGEQRLSNFLMWQAAYSELVFVPIHWPDFDKAALEGAIAEYGKRERRFGGLAAKTGS comes from the coding sequence ATGTCGAACGCCGCCGCCCCAGCAACTGACGGACCGGATCGCTCCGGCAGTCCGTTGCATGTGGCGATCATCATGGACGGCAACGGGCGCTGGGCCGCGTCGCGCGGCCTGCCGCGCGTCGAGGGCCATCGCCGCGGCGTCGAGGCGTTGCGCCGTGTGGTGCGTGCGGCCAACGAGCTCGGCATCGTCTATCTCACGATCTTTTCGTTCAGCTCTGAAAACTGGTCGCGGCCGGCGAGTGAGATCGGCGATCTGTTCGGTCTGCTGCGGCGCTTCATCCGCAACGATTTGGCGACGCTGCATCGTGACGGCGTGCGGGTACGCGTGATCGGCGAGCGCGACGGGCTCGATCCCGACATCTGCGCGCTGCTCAACGAGGCCGAGGAGCTGACGCGCAATAACGACAAGCTCAACCTCGTGGTCGCCTTCAATTACGGTTCGCGGGCAGAGATCGCCGCAGCGGCACGGCGCCTTGCGCGCGAGGTCGCCGAAGGCAAGCGCGACGCCAACTCGATCGATGCCGACACGCTCGGGCATTATCTCGATGCACCCGACATTCCGGATCCTGACCTGATCATCCGCACCAGTGGCGAACAGCGTCTGTCGAACTTCCTGATGTGGCAGGCCGCCTATAGCGAGCTGGTGTTCGTGCCGATACACTGGCCCGATTTCGACAAGGCGGCGCTCGAAGGCGCGATTGCGGAATACGGCAAACGCGAGCGCCGGTTCGGCGGCCTCGCCGCGAAAACCGGCTCGTGA